A single genomic interval of Nostoc commune NIES-4072 harbors:
- the nfi gene encoding deoxyribonuclease V (cleaves DNA at apurinic or apyrimidinic sites): MKFYRDHAWPSTLEEAIAIQEKLRDQVITEDQLQEPIQYVAGVDMGFEADGTISRAAVAVLSFPDLQVIETSLAHRPTTFPYVPGFLSFREIPAVLDALEKIKTTPDIILCDGQGIAHPRGLGIASHLGLLIDMPTIGVAKSRLVGKYEELPETKGSKQPLIYKGETVGAVLRTRTGVKPLYISSGHRVSLPTAIDYVLRCTPKYRLPETTRIADKLASAK; encoded by the coding sequence ATGAAGTTTTATCGAGATCATGCTTGGCCCTCGACGCTAGAAGAAGCCATAGCTATCCAAGAAAAGCTGCGCGATCAAGTAATTACTGAGGATCAACTGCAAGAACCTATTCAGTACGTTGCTGGAGTGGATATGGGTTTTGAAGCTGATGGAACCATTAGCCGTGCAGCTGTGGCAGTACTGAGTTTTCCTGATTTGCAAGTAATCGAAACAAGCCTAGCACACCGTCCTACGACCTTTCCTTATGTTCCTGGGTTCCTCTCATTTCGGGAAATTCCAGCTGTTCTCGATGCTTTGGAGAAGATTAAAACAACACCAGATATTATCTTGTGTGATGGTCAAGGAATTGCCCATCCCCGTGGATTAGGTATAGCTAGCCATTTAGGATTACTCATAGATATGCCGACAATTGGTGTAGCCAAGTCCAGGTTGGTAGGCAAGTATGAGGAATTGCCAGAAACAAAAGGCAGCAAGCAACCACTTATATATAAAGGGGAAACAGTTGGGGCAGTTCTACGCACACGCACAGGAGTAAAACCTCTCTACATCTCCAGTGGCCATAGAGTTAGTTTACCGACAGCGATTGACTATGTATTACGCTGTACGCCCAAATATCGGCTGCCAGAAACTACGCGCATCGCTGATAAATTAGCATCGGCTAAATAA
- a CDS encoding FHA domain-containing protein, with protein MNALTLQWHDAGQDKTQNIYEQQPSKNLGTVRIGRDPLRCDIVLSHLTVSGLHVEIFFHHQQQRFYIRNLRSQNPPLIDGRQLVQGEMPLTQGTSISLGQIKLNVTNVSTASIPATILLPPHPPVHIGHHQYSPTPGVYGLECPKCHKVSPGENLQIGCHWCGTSLAAAVSVLVAGN; from the coding sequence ATGAACGCACTAACTTTACAGTGGCACGATGCAGGCCAAGATAAAACTCAGAACATTTACGAACAACAGCCAAGTAAAAATCTTGGCACTGTCCGCATCGGTCGTGATCCACTGCGGTGCGATATTGTTCTGAGTCACCTTACTGTCTCTGGTTTACACGTTGAAATATTTTTTCATCACCAGCAACAACGCTTTTATATTAGGAATTTGCGATCGCAAAATCCCCCCCTTATCGATGGACGACAATTAGTCCAAGGTGAAATGCCTTTAACTCAAGGCACTAGTATCTCTTTGGGACAAATAAAACTCAACGTTACTAACGTTTCCACGGCTAGCATTCCAGCAACAATTTTGCTGCCACCCCATCCACCAGTACATATTGGACATCATCAGTATTCACCAACACCAGGAGTTTATGGCTTAGAATGCCCCAAATGTCATAAAGTTTCCCCAGGAGAAAATCTACAAATTGGCTGTCATTGGTGTGGGACATCTTTGGCTGCGGCCGTGAGTGTGTTAGTAGCAGGGAATTAG
- a CDS encoding transposase — MNSSVDAMQTISVKCKIQVPVELRSEIDRTLQGFADACNQILEVAKREKCWNTTKLHHLVYKPVRASTGIKANHVCQAIRRVIGNAKAVKQVHKFRPTSINLDARTFQYLEELQTVGVTLMCGRKKFKLSIGNYQLALLKGQFPTAATLKKTKHGDYYINICVDLPTNPTGRTPKVIGVDLGRRDIATTSNGDSWSGKQIQNTRDRYSKVRSNVQSKRTRSSRKLLRRLSGREQRFQKWLNHNISKQLVRDAKQSNSALAFEDLTNNPSC, encoded by the coding sequence ATGAATTCTAGTGTGGATGCAATGCAAACAATATCGGTAAAATGCAAGATTCAAGTCCCTGTAGAGTTGCGTTCTGAAATAGATCGCACTTTGCAGGGATTTGCTGATGCTTGCAATCAGATATTGGAGGTTGCAAAGCGTGAAAAATGCTGGAATACTACCAAGCTTCACCACTTGGTTTATAAGCCAGTACGCGCATCTACAGGCATTAAGGCAAACCATGTCTGTCAAGCGATTCGCCGTGTGATTGGTAACGCCAAGGCAGTTAAACAAGTTCACAAGTTTAGACCAACATCTATTAATTTGGATGCTCGGACTTTTCAGTACTTGGAAGAACTGCAAACTGTGGGCGTTACTTTGATGTGTGGCCGCAAAAAGTTCAAGTTGAGTATTGGTAATTACCAGTTGGCATTGCTTAAAGGGCAGTTTCCAACGGCTGCTACTCTCAAGAAAACAAAACACGGGGATTACTACATCAATATCTGTGTTGACCTGCCCACCAACCCCACAGGTAGAACACCAAAAGTAATTGGGGTCGATCTCGGTAGGCGCGACATAGCGACCACTTCCAATGGTGATTCCTGGAGTGGTAAACAGATTCAAAACACTCGTGACCGATATAGTAAGGTCAGATCCAATGTTCAAAGCAAACGCACGCGCAGTTCCAGAAAACTGTTGCGAAGGCTCTCCGGCAGAGAACAAAGGTTCCAAAAGTGGTTGAATCACAATATCTCGAAACAGTTGGTTCGGGATGCCAAACAAAGTAACTCTGCTTTGGCTTTTGAAGATTTGACTAATAACCCAAGTTGCTAG